One window of Nicotiana tomentosiformis chromosome 11, ASM39032v3, whole genome shotgun sequence genomic DNA carries:
- the LOC117276345 gene encoding uncharacterized mitochondrial protein AtMg00820-like, translated as MKSKKQQQYPKILKILLQQLPAAEISPSALEEIDAPDESLRYSDPTTFENVVKEEKWRKAMDDEIDAIERNDTCELSDLPKGHKTIGVKWVFKTKLKEDGEVDKYKARLLAKGYKQEYGINYREVFAPVARHDTIILVIALAA; from the exons ATGAAGTCGAAGAAGCAGCAGCAATAcccgaaaattttgaaaattctaCTCCAGCAGCTGCCAGCTGCTGAAATTTCACCCTCAGCTTTGGAAGAAATTGATGCACCAGATGAGTCTCTTCGTT ATAGTGATCCTACAACTTTTGAAAATGTTGTCAAAGAGGAAAAATGGAGGAAAGCTATGGATGACGAAATTGATGCTATTGAAAGAAATGACACCTGTGAGCTATCAGATCTTCCAAAAGGTCACAAAACTATTGGTGTGAAGTGGGTATTCAAGACAAAGCTGAAAGAAGATGGTGAAGTTGACAAGTATAAGGCACGATTATTGGCTAAAGGATACAAACAAGAATATGGAATTAATTATAGAGAAGTATTTGCTCCGGTTGCGAGACATGATACAATCATATTGGTGATTGCATTAGCGGCATAG